A single Paratractidigestivibacter faecalis DNA region contains:
- a CDS encoding arginine--tRNA ligase, whose product MPEKLEELVRAALQSAQEAGELPSFDVTEFGFERPADSANGDWSSTVAMRSARLAHCAPAKIAGAIVAHMPASDAVAKVEVAGPGFINFYLNAASSNEVFRTIREQGEDYGRSDLGHGTKVQVEFVSANPVGPLHIGHGRWAALGDSLSRILEHAGYDVEREYYINDHGSQMDVFGHSVSKRYLQLVEVMEKDGCDLAAAREALLADREAFVADEADEHPETHPYTDAFNADLGGNAYGGDYIVDLAVRFHELDGLKWVDSTEDERMADFRERGYQMMLESIRQTCHEARCDFDVWFSERSLYVKDETGSSAVDRALAKLDELGYLYKDEAGALWFRSTDFGDDKDRVLIKTNGEYTYFASDVAYHWNKFQRVDHVIDIWGADHHGYIQRVKSACTALGYPTQFEVLLGQLVNLLRNGQPVRMSKRKGTMVTFDELLEEVGADATRYTLVAKSNNQMIDFDIELAKKQDNTNPVYYVQYAHARTCSILRKAAGVSKEEAAELGMDEVASRAIGAEYDLGLLTDPTEAALARKLSEFGGLIESCARDRAPFRLTHYAEELAAAFHSFYAACQVLPSEGRPVEEGLSRARLAAVDATRRVLALSLTMVGVAALQTM is encoded by the coding sequence ATGCCCGAGAAGCTCGAGGAACTCGTCCGCGCCGCCCTTCAGTCCGCCCAGGAGGCCGGGGAGCTTCCCTCCTTCGACGTGACGGAGTTTGGCTTCGAGCGCCCGGCGGACTCCGCCAACGGCGACTGGTCCTCCACCGTCGCCATGCGCTCCGCGCGCCTTGCCCACTGCGCCCCGGCCAAGATCGCCGGCGCCATCGTGGCCCACATGCCCGCCAGCGACGCCGTGGCCAAGGTCGAGGTGGCCGGCCCCGGCTTCATCAACTTCTACCTCAACGCCGCCTCCAGCAACGAGGTCTTCCGCACCATCCGCGAGCAGGGCGAGGACTACGGCCGCTCCGACCTCGGCCACGGCACCAAGGTCCAGGTGGAGTTTGTCTCCGCCAACCCCGTGGGGCCGCTTCACATCGGCCATGGCCGCTGGGCCGCCCTGGGCGACTCGCTTTCCCGCATCCTGGAGCACGCCGGCTACGACGTGGAGCGCGAGTACTACATCAACGACCACGGCAGTCAGATGGACGTCTTCGGCCACTCTGTCTCCAAGCGCTACCTGCAGCTCGTTGAGGTCATGGAGAAGGATGGGTGCGATCTTGCGGCCGCCCGCGAGGCCCTCCTGGCCGACCGCGAGGCCTTTGTCGCCGACGAGGCCGACGAGCATCCCGAGACCCACCCCTACACCGACGCCTTCAACGCCGATCTGGGCGGCAACGCCTACGGCGGCGACTACATCGTCGACCTGGCCGTCCGCTTCCACGAGCTCGACGGCCTCAAGTGGGTCGACTCCACCGAGGACGAGCGCATGGCCGACTTCCGCGAGCGCGGCTACCAGATGATGCTGGAGTCCATCCGCCAGACCTGCCACGAGGCCCGCTGCGACTTTGACGTCTGGTTCAGCGAGCGCAGCCTCTACGTCAAGGACGAGACCGGCTCCTCCGCCGTCGACCGCGCCCTGGCCAAGCTCGACGAGCTCGGCTACCTCTACAAGGACGAGGCCGGCGCCCTGTGGTTCCGCTCCACCGACTTCGGCGACGACAAGGACCGCGTCCTCATCAAGACCAACGGCGAGTACACCTACTTTGCCTCCGACGTCGCCTACCACTGGAACAAGTTCCAGCGCGTGGACCACGTCATCGACATCTGGGGCGCAGACCACCACGGCTACATCCAGCGCGTCAAGTCCGCCTGCACGGCCCTGGGGTATCCCACGCAGTTCGAGGTGCTTCTCGGCCAGCTGGTCAACCTGCTGCGCAACGGCCAGCCGGTGCGCATGTCCAAGCGCAAGGGCACCATGGTGACCTTCGACGAGCTCCTGGAGGAGGTCGGCGCCGACGCAACCCGCTACACGCTGGTGGCAAAGTCCAACAACCAGATGATCGACTTCGACATCGAGCTCGCCAAGAAGCAGGACAACACCAACCCGGTCTACTACGTGCAGTACGCGCATGCTCGTACCTGCTCCATCCTGCGCAAGGCCGCCGGCGTCTCCAAGGAGGAGGCGGCCGAGCTCGGCATGGACGAGGTGGCCAGCCGCGCCATCGGCGCCGAGTACGACCTCGGCCTCCTGACCGACCCGACCGAGGCAGCGCTCGCTCGCAAGCTCTCCGAGTTCGGCGGGCTCATCGAGAGCTGCGCCCGCGACCGCGCCCCGTTCCGCCTCACCCACTACGCCGAGGAGCTGGCGGCGGCCTTCCACTCGTTCTACGCGGCCTGCCAGGTGCTTCCGAGCGAGGGCCGTCCGGTGGAGGAGGGACTGTCCCGCGCCCGCCTCGCGGCCGTCGACGCAACGCGCAGGGTGCTTGCGCTCTCCCTCACCATGGTTGGCGTGGCAGCATTACAGACCATGTAG
- a CDS encoding MarR family transcriptional regulator, translated as MDLKEFMSVRRAYNAVRQSVPSEGRLTFEEFAILCRLDFTGAPMKTSDIAEYQGALRPTMTHRTNHLAGLGLIDRSEGENDRRNVVCSISEEGRQYAEELADMTRAKIGAGRALSRTSADRIKKYVDAMGAYFCKAGDLVLLGIYAADEEGLTIMQIVEALGLLQPTVSMSVSALVEDGMVERERRGAGVSATTVSLTEKGEERARELAGNITKLVVRRKARG; from the coding sequence ATGGATCTTAAAGAGTTCATGTCAGTGAGGCGCGCGTACAACGCCGTCAGGCAATCCGTTCCCTCCGAGGGCCGTCTGACCTTCGAGGAGTTTGCCATCTTGTGCCGCCTGGACTTTACCGGCGCGCCCATGAAGACCTCGGACATCGCCGAGTACCAGGGCGCCCTGCGTCCCACCATGACGCACCGCACCAACCACCTTGCCGGTCTCGGCCTCATCGACCGCTCCGAGGGCGAGAATGACCGCAGGAACGTGGTCTGCTCCATCTCGGAGGAGGGCCGCCAGTACGCGGAGGAGCTGGCCGACATGACCCGCGCCAAGATCGGCGCCGGCCGTGCCCTCTCGCGCACGTCTGCGGACCGCATCAAGAAGTACGTGGACGCCATGGGTGCCTACTTCTGCAAGGCCGGTGACCTCGTCCTGCTCGGCATCTACGCCGCCGACGAGGAGGGCCTGACCATCATGCAGATCGTCGAGGCGCTCGGGCTTCTCCAGCCCACGGTCTCCATGTCGGTCTCCGCGCTGGTAGAGGACGGCATGGTCGAGCGCGAGCGCAGGGGAGCTGGCGTCAGCGCAACCACGGTCTCCCTCACCGAGAAGGGCGAGGAGCGCGCCCGCGAGCTTGCCGGCAACATCACCAAGCTCGTCGTCAGGCGCAAGGCCAGGGGATAA
- the rho gene encoding transcription termination factor Rho, giving the protein MSEESSASGVEASAVPMTQEPAAPAAESAEKPKRRRRRTKAEMEAARAAEAEAKAQKAAAAGADPADAAAAEKPKRTRARRTMAKADEAAEGQMELPGAVEAAPAETADAAAVEKPKRRRGRPRKVDAEAAAAAEAAAAEAQGSAAPSDSVAGEVPAAESDVRPGRGRRTRARKAAAPDGGEAAAQDVKAMNEVVSEATKATSEPVAGPAATLSEADAAALVERLKAESVSPDGSAASEAPASDGEKPEGEQGESAEGGRGRRRNRRGRDRFDGDGQGQGRDRRDGHGDRGDRDDRQGRNDRYDRNDRFDRNNRRRNRKGSQQNVQAEPSLTREALQELKVAELRSKAAELGVEYVGVRKPELIEAVYLAAAAAEGFRSVEGILEIGNEGYGWIRTGNYMEGDGDAFVHQQMIRSLGLRPGDRVAGTVGPGRNNSKYPPLQSVASVNGRPVEGLKSRPRFRDLTPIFPNERLVMEHGRDSVTGRAIDLVSPIGKGQRGLIVSPPKAGKTTVLKKICQSIAANNPEVHLFCLLVDERPEEVTDMERSIKGEVVASTFDMPADNHTHVSELVIEHAKRLVELGEDVVVVLDSITRLARAYNLAQPASGRILSGGVDSAALYPPKKFLGAARNIEGGGSLTIIASALVDTGSKMDEVIFEEFKGTGNMELKLDRDLADRRIFPAIDPISSGTRNEDLLIDPMYQPLVWGIRRVLANMNNTERAANALVKGLKGTETNEEFLIRSAKKAQQSEYVS; this is encoded by the coding sequence ATGTCAGAAGAGTCCTCCGCATCTGGTGTCGAGGCGTCGGCCGTCCCCATGACGCAGGAGCCCGCCGCGCCGGCGGCCGAGTCTGCAGAGAAGCCCAAGCGTCGCCGCCGCCGCACCAAGGCCGAGATGGAGGCCGCCCGAGCCGCCGAGGCCGAGGCCAAGGCCCAGAAGGCCGCCGCGGCCGGCGCCGATCCCGCGGACGCCGCTGCCGCAGAGAAGCCCAAGCGCACGCGCGCCCGCAGGACCATGGCCAAGGCTGACGAGGCCGCCGAGGGCCAGATGGAGCTTCCGGGTGCCGTCGAGGCCGCGCCTGCGGAGACCGCCGATGCCGCTGCCGTAGAGAAGCCCAAGCGCCGCCGCGGCCGTCCGCGCAAGGTGGACGCCGAGGCTGCGGCCGCCGCTGAGGCCGCTGCCGCTGAGGCTCAGGGCTCGGCTGCCCCGTCAGACTCCGTCGCCGGCGAGGTTCCGGCCGCAGAGTCTGACGTGAGGCCGGGCCGCGGGCGCCGCACGCGCGCCCGCAAGGCCGCGGCTCCTGACGGGGGAGAGGCTGCCGCCCAGGACGTCAAGGCCATGAACGAGGTGGTCTCCGAGGCCACCAAGGCCACGTCCGAGCCTGTGGCCGGACCTGCCGCCACGCTCTCCGAGGCCGACGCCGCTGCCCTGGTGGAGAGGCTCAAGGCCGAGTCCGTCTCGCCTGACGGCTCCGCTGCCTCCGAGGCCCCCGCATCTGATGGCGAGAAGCCCGAGGGCGAGCAGGGCGAGTCTGCTGAGGGCGGGCGCGGACGGCGCCGCAACCGCCGCGGGCGCGACCGCTTTGACGGCGACGGCCAGGGTCAGGGGCGCGACCGCCGCGACGGCCATGGTGACCGCGGCGACCGTGATGACCGCCAGGGTCGCAACGACCGCTACGACCGCAACGACCGCTTTGACCGCAACAACCGCCGCCGCAACCGCAAGGGCAGCCAGCAGAACGTGCAGGCCGAGCCCTCCCTCACCCGCGAGGCCCTTCAGGAGCTCAAGGTCGCCGAGCTTCGCTCCAAGGCGGCCGAGCTCGGGGTCGAGTACGTCGGCGTGAGAAAGCCCGAGCTCATCGAGGCCGTCTACCTTGCGGCCGCCGCAGCGGAGGGCTTCCGCTCCGTCGAGGGCATCCTCGAGATCGGCAACGAGGGCTACGGCTGGATCCGCACCGGCAACTACATGGAGGGCGACGGCGACGCCTTCGTCCACCAGCAGATGATCCGCAGCCTGGGCCTGCGCCCGGGCGACCGCGTTGCCGGCACCGTCGGGCCTGGCCGCAACAACAGCAAGTACCCGCCGCTACAGAGCGTGGCCTCCGTCAACGGCCGTCCCGTCGAGGGGCTCAAGAGCCGTCCGCGCTTCCGCGACCTCACGCCCATCTTCCCCAACGAGCGCCTGGTCATGGAGCATGGCCGCGATTCCGTGACCGGTCGCGCCATCGACCTCGTGTCTCCCATCGGCAAGGGCCAGCGCGGCCTTATCGTCAGCCCTCCCAAGGCCGGCAAGACAACCGTCCTGAAGAAGATCTGCCAGTCTATTGCCGCAAACAACCCCGAGGTGCACCTCTTCTGCCTGCTGGTGGACGAGCGCCCCGAGGAGGTCACGGACATGGAGCGCTCCATCAAGGGCGAGGTCGTGGCCTCGACCTTTGACATGCCCGCCGACAACCACACCCACGTGTCCGAGCTGGTCATCGAACACGCCAAGCGCCTGGTCGAGCTTGGCGAGGACGTCGTGGTGGTTCTTGACTCCATAACGCGCCTTGCCCGCGCCTACAACCTCGCGCAGCCCGCTAGCGGCCGCATTCTCTCTGGTGGCGTCGACTCGGCGGCCCTCTATCCGCCCAAGAAGTTCCTGGGCGCGGCCCGCAACATCGAGGGTGGGGGCTCGCTCACAATCATTGCCTCCGCGCTCGTTGACACCGGCTCCAAGATGGACGAGGTCATCTTCGAGGAGTTCAAGGGCACCGGCAACATGGAGCTCAAGCTCGACCGCGACCTCGCCGACCGCCGCATCTTCCCGGCCATCGACCCCATCAGCTCCGGAACGCGCAACGAGGATCTGCTCATCGACCCCATGTACCAGCCGCTGGTCTGGGGCATTCGTCGCGTCCTCGCCAACATGAACAACACCGAGCGCGCCGCAAACGCCCTGGTCAAGGGTCTCAAGGGAACCGAGACCAACGAGGAGTTCCTCATCAGGAGCGCCAAGAAGGCCCAGCAGAGCGAGTACGTCTCGTAG
- a CDS encoding VanZ family protein: MGLARNLSRRTLAWGAALLLWVGFVWGHSLVGGAASSAESGRVVALLHPLFEATGVTDLDLMTFVVRKCAHFSEYAVLGGIARTFWTRVSRELGSRASSSRRRALLAGLVLTTLVPCLDETIQLFVPGRSGSPRDVAIDLAGAAMGALLTWLFHRARTRER; this comes from the coding sequence ATGGGCCTCGCGCGCAACCTCTCTCGCCGCACCCTCGCCTGGGGCGCGGCGCTTCTGCTGTGGGTCGGCTTTGTCTGGGGCCACTCGCTGGTGGGCGGTGCGGCTTCCTCGGCCGAGAGCGGCCGCGTCGTGGCCCTGCTGCACCCGCTCTTCGAGGCGACGGGCGTGACCGACCTAGACCTCATGACCTTCGTCGTGCGCAAGTGCGCGCACTTCTCGGAGTACGCGGTGCTGGGCGGCATTGCGCGGACGTTCTGGACGCGCGTGTCCCGCGAGCTTGGCTCCCGCGCATCCTCGTCGCGCCGCCGGGCCCTTCTCGCCGGGCTCGTCCTCACCACACTGGTGCCCTGCCTTGACGAGACGATTCAGCTCTTTGTGCCCGGACGCAGCGGCTCTCCGCGCGACGTGGCCATTGACCTTGCCGGAGCGGCGATGGGCGCTCTCCTAACGTGGCTCTTCCACCGGGCAAGAACCCGCGAGCGGTAG
- a CDS encoding ABC transporter substrate-binding protein, whose amino-acid sequence MLRGIKPFLPGRFLWGVGGGSGSSSSDSIKVGIMGPFSGDVAQYGIACRNGAQLYFKQLNEKVGVNGKQINMDVQDEKGDATEAVSVYNKLVQDGVTAIVGDVTSTPTIAVAQASVTDNTPCVTAAAITAAGLEAAEKTGEVAGSDAYKQAVIDGIASAKVSGVTGEISYSGTGDPVKSTLIITFKDGKEEIFDTIDA is encoded by the coding sequence ATGTTGCGGGGGATTAAACCCTTCCTTCCAGGCCGATTCCTTTGGGGCGTCGGTGGCGGTTCCGGCTCTTCTAGCTCCGACTCCATCAAGGTCGGCATCATGGGCCCATTCTCCGGCGACGTCGCCCAGTACGGCATTGCCTGTCGCAACGGTGCCCAGCTCTACTTCAAGCAGCTCAACGAGAAGGTCGGCGTCAACGGCAAGCAGATCAACATGGACGTCCAGGACGAGAAGGGCGACGCCACCGAGGCCGTCTCCGTCTATAACAAGCTCGTCCAGGACGGCGTGACCGCCATCGTCGGCGACGTCACCTCCACGCCGACTATCGCCGTCGCCCAGGCCTCAGTGACCGACAACACGCCGTGCGTCACCGCCGCCGCCATCACGGCCGCCGGCCTTGAGGCTGCCGAGAAGACCGGCGAGGTCGCGGGCTCCGATGCCTACAAGCAGGCCGTCATCGACGGGATCGCCTCCGCCAAGGTCTCCGGCGTCACCGGCGAGATCTCCTACTCTGGTACCGGCGACCCGGTGAAGTCCACCCTGATCATCACCTTCAAGGATGGCAAGGAGGAGATCTTCGACACCATCGACGCCTAG
- a CDS encoding branched-chain amino acid ABC transporter permease, whose translation MTFITQVLNGLQLGSIYALVALGYTMVYGIILLLNFAHGDIIMVGAYISWLVMSKLGLNPAIAVVLSIVECMLLGVLIDKVAYAPLRDAPRLSILITAIGVSYFLENGSQLLFGADAKVVPAYTSVSNIQVGDLTLSFSAIVTVVVTAVATVVLTFLVQKTKLGKAMRAVSEDMGAARLMGINVNTTISFTFAVGSALAGIGAVLYCMAYTQASPTMGIMLGTKAFVAAVLGGIGSIPGAVIGGLLVGFAEVFVSAIGLSVWQDAVVFLLLIVVLIVKPTGLLGRPMTEKV comes from the coding sequence GTGACGTTCATCACGCAGGTCCTAAACGGCCTCCAGCTGGGTAGCATCTACGCGCTCGTCGCGTTGGGCTACACCATGGTGTATGGCATCATCCTGCTGCTCAACTTCGCGCATGGTGACATCATCATGGTCGGCGCATACATCTCCTGGCTCGTCATGAGCAAGCTGGGGCTCAATCCGGCCATCGCCGTCGTGCTCTCCATCGTGGAATGCATGCTCCTCGGCGTCCTTATCGACAAGGTGGCCTACGCGCCGCTGCGCGACGCACCCAGGCTCTCCATTCTCATCACGGCCATCGGCGTCTCGTACTTCCTCGAGAATGGCTCCCAGCTGCTCTTTGGAGCGGACGCCAAGGTGGTGCCGGCCTACACCAGCGTGAGCAACATCCAGGTCGGGGACCTCACGCTCTCCTTCTCGGCCATCGTGACCGTCGTGGTCACGGCGGTTGCCACGGTGGTCCTGACCTTCCTGGTGCAGAAGACCAAGCTCGGCAAGGCCATGCGCGCCGTGTCCGAGGACATGGGCGCCGCGCGCCTCATGGGCATCAACGTCAACACCACCATCTCGTTCACGTTTGCCGTGGGCTCGGCACTTGCCGGCATCGGTGCCGTCCTCTACTGCATGGCCTATACGCAGGCAAGCCCCACCATGGGAATCATGCTGGGCACCAAGGCCTTCGTGGCCGCGGTCCTGGGCGGCATCGGGTCCATCCCGGGCGCCGTCATCGGCGGCCTTCTGGTCGGGTTCGCCGAGGTCTTCGTCTCTGCCATCGGTCTTTCCGTCTGGCAGGACGCTGTCGTGTTCCTGCTGCTCATCGTCGTGCTCATCGTCAAGCCGACGGGCCTTCTGGGCCGTCCGATGACGGAGAAGGTCTAG
- a CDS encoding branched-chain amino acid ABC transporter permease, which produces MTTKNPMGEEKPVITTGIGRAKGAYRTLPTPVRYAINFALVAVFIMRMMPVMGVSATEMASGSPAAVLLFVFGLLFGGVCAAVCGLVIGIPALRLKGDYLAIITLGFAEIIRVVMLNIDNVLGFDLTGGAKGLTGIPKYTSFLDTFVVVAIVIFLIHTFMKSRHGRAVLAIRDNEIAAEASGVNTTYYKTLAFVVSAFFAGIGGGLYAGCIGVMAPAKFGFVKSVEILVMVVLGGMGSMLGSVVSATVLTILPEALRAFSDYRMLAYSIVLILVMIFRPQGLFGSYDFSLSRVIERVMNGDLPWKKGAQPASEPGENTKEVGTDE; this is translated from the coding sequence ATGACAACCAAGAACCCCATGGGCGAGGAGAAGCCCGTCATCACCACCGGCATCGGCCGGGCCAAGGGCGCCTACCGCACCCTGCCCACGCCCGTGCGCTATGCCATCAACTTCGCGCTCGTTGCCGTCTTCATCATGCGCATGATGCCCGTCATGGGCGTCTCCGCCACCGAAATGGCCTCCGGCAGCCCCGCCGCGGTCCTTCTCTTCGTGTTTGGCCTGCTCTTCGGCGGCGTCTGCGCCGCCGTCTGCGGCCTCGTCATCGGCATCCCCGCACTGCGCCTCAAGGGCGACTACCTGGCCATCATCACCCTCGGCTTCGCCGAGATCATCCGCGTGGTCATGCTCAACATCGACAACGTCCTGGGCTTTGACCTCACCGGCGGCGCCAAGGGCCTCACGGGCATCCCCAAGTACACGAGCTTCCTTGACACCTTCGTGGTCGTGGCCATCGTGATCTTCCTCATCCACACGTTCATGAAGAGCCGCCACGGCCGCGCCGTCCTGGCCATCCGCGACAACGAGATCGCGGCCGAGGCCTCCGGCGTCAACACCACCTACTACAAGACGCTGGCCTTCGTGGTCTCCGCGTTCTTTGCCGGCATCGGCGGCGGCCTGTACGCCGGCTGCATCGGCGTCATGGCGCCGGCCAAGTTCGGCTTCGTGAAGTCCGTCGAGATCCTGGTCATGGTGGTCCTGGGCGGCATGGGCTCCATGCTTGGCTCGGTGGTCTCCGCCACGGTCCTGACCATCCTGCCCGAGGCGTTGCGTGCCTTCTCCGACTACCGCATGCTGGCCTACTCCATCGTCCTCATCCTGGTCATGATTTTCCGTCCGCAGGGCCTCTTCGGCTCCTACGACTTCTCGCTCTCCCGCGTGATCGAGCGCGTCATGAACGGGGACCTTCCCTGGAAGAAGGGCGCCCAGCCCGCATCCGAGCCCGGCGAGAACACCAAGGAGGTGGGCACCGATGAGTAG
- a CDS encoding ABC transporter ATP-binding protein, with protein sequence MSSANAKRDVLVQLETPNLIPERDLGQIPVLQAQHLGIDFGGLTAVDDFNIAMGRTEISGLIGPNGAGKTTIFNLLTNVYQPTRGTVLLDGYDTAGKSVTEVNHMGIARTFQNIRLFSQMTVEENVLVGFGHSMKSNLLTDVFRLPGHWKQEAEFHDKALELLDIFDMRKYADAKAGNLPYGAQRRLEILRALATGPKVLLLDEPAAGMNPAETEELMENIRRIRDEFRIAILLIEHDMGLVMGVCEVVGVLDYGRIIAKGTPEEIQNDPKVIEAYLGKQGVN encoded by the coding sequence ATGAGTAGCGCAAACGCCAAGCGAGACGTGCTCGTCCAGCTCGAGACCCCCAATCTCATCCCCGAGCGCGACCTGGGGCAGATTCCGGTCCTGCAGGCCCAGCACCTGGGCATCGACTTCGGCGGCCTCACTGCCGTGGACGACTTCAACATCGCCATGGGCCGCACTGAGATCTCTGGCCTCATAGGCCCCAACGGCGCCGGCAAGACCACCATCTTCAACCTGCTGACCAACGTGTACCAGCCCACCCGCGGCACCGTCCTTCTTGACGGCTACGACACCGCCGGCAAGAGCGTCACCGAGGTTAACCACATGGGCATCGCCCGCACCTTCCAGAACATCCGCCTCTTTAGCCAGATGACGGTAGAGGAGAACGTCCTGGTGGGCTTTGGCCACTCCATGAAGTCCAACCTGCTGACCGACGTCTTCCGCCTTCCGGGCCACTGGAAGCAGGAGGCGGAGTTCCACGACAAGGCGCTCGAGCTTCTCGACATCTTTGACATGCGCAAGTACGCGGACGCCAAGGCCGGAAACCTGCCCTACGGCGCCCAGAGGCGCCTGGAGATTCTGCGCGCACTGGCCACCGGCCCCAAGGTGCTGCTGCTCGACGAACCTGCGGCCGGCATGAACCCGGCCGAGACCGAGGAGCTCATGGAGAACATCCGCCGCATCCGCGACGAGTTCAGAATCGCCATCCTGCTCATCGAGCACGACATGGGCTTGGTCATGGGCGTGTGCGAGGTCGTGGGTGTGCTCGACTACGGCCGCATCATCGCCAAGGGAACGCCCGAGGAGATTCAGAACGATCCCAAGGTCATCGAGGCCTACCTGGGCAAGCAGGGGGTGAACTAA
- the thrB gene encoding homoserine kinase, with product MIGADGQARPMVLVRVPATSANVGVGFDCLGLALDLTAAFLMTPAGCLEIDGCEERFRGEDNLVWQSYLTACRELGCKAQPLKITILSPIPLSGGLGSSSVCVIAGVACAMALSPSGYDRERCLELACAIEGHPDNVAPAIMGGLVSSFVEGDDTTSIRMEIAPNLRFVAVAPPYEVRTADARRVLPTEVPTSTAVWQMGRCVAVVRALETGDAALLGKASHDRLHEPYRAKLIPDYEPLRACALAAGAAAFMISGSGSTMLAVCDGDDVAAQVEAAIRQLRPGFWLHTLPANTLGTTVEVH from the coding sequence GTGATCGGGGCCGACGGACAGGCGCGCCCCATGGTCCTGGTGCGCGTTCCCGCCACCTCGGCCAACGTGGGCGTGGGCTTTGACTGCCTGGGACTGGCGCTCGACCTCACGGCCGCGTTCTTGATGACGCCGGCAGGGTGCCTTGAGATCGACGGCTGCGAGGAGCGCTTCCGTGGCGAGGACAACCTCGTCTGGCAGAGCTACCTCACCGCCTGCCGCGAGCTCGGCTGCAAGGCGCAGCCCCTCAAGATCACGATTCTCTCCCCCATCCCGCTCTCGGGCGGCCTTGGCTCCAGCTCGGTCTGCGTCATCGCGGGAGTCGCCTGCGCCATGGCCCTCTCGCCCTCCGGCTATGACCGCGAGAGGTGCCTTGAGCTTGCGTGCGCCATCGAGGGACACCCCGACAACGTGGCCCCGGCCATCATGGGCGGCCTGGTGAGCTCCTTCGTGGAGGGCGACGACACCACGAGCATCCGCATGGAGATAGCCCCCAACCTGCGCTTTGTTGCTGTGGCTCCTCCCTATGAGGTGCGGACGGCAGACGCCCGCCGCGTGCTTCCCACCGAGGTCCCCACGTCCACGGCCGTCTGGCAGATGGGCCGCTGCGTGGCCGTGGTGAGGGCGCTGGAGACCGGCGACGCCGCCCTTCTGGGAAAGGCCAGCCACGACAGGCTGCACGAGCCCTACCGCGCCAAGCTCATCCCGGACTACGAGCCCCTGCGCGCGTGCGCCCTTGCTGCCGGAGCCGCAGCGTTCATGATCTCTGGCTCCGGCTCCACGATGCTGGCCGTCTGCGACGGCGACGACGTTGCCGCCCAGGTGGAGGCCGCAATCCGCCAGCTGCGCCCCGGCTTCTGGCTCCACACCCTACCCGCCAACACCCTCGGCACCACCGTCGAGGTGCACTAG